The Armatimonadia bacterium genome has a segment encoding these proteins:
- a CDS encoding D-aminoacylase, which translates to MPQFDVLVRGAQILDGTGAPPRTGDVGIVGDTIKAVGTLPQASATQTLEAPGLAVSPGFIDLHSHSDFTILVNPAAESKVRQGVTLEVNGQCGFTPFPVRAGRQDELDALCPFITEKPAWTWLRTSEYLSRVATARPSISVGQLVGHSALRAWVMGFDNRPATPKEIAGIAAVGAEALDEGALGISVGLAYPLGSFAADDEVEALAEVAARKGKLFTVHLRSEGSKLVESVEAMIGIARRVSSLAPLRLQIDHFKASGKRWWGNLPPAMEVVEAAHQEGIDVGFDVYPYTAGSRHLSGSLPAWVHDGGNEAVMARLQDPDCRQRLRDELEEWKAGSDDPGIFQMDFDGLVITEVATPENQWTVGKSLTQIAQEKDADPLDVSFDLLVAENGHVSIVQFSQSEEVMRTCLKHPLGCVGTDSLVFAPYGPLSRGKPHPRAYGTFPRVIGRYARDEGLMTISEAVRKCTSLPASRLGLTDRGLIREGMKADLVVFDPQSLLDTATYQDPHRYPLGIRYVLVNGVVTIDGSANRHPGVGTVLGA; encoded by the coding sequence ATGCCACAGTTCGACGTTCTGGTCCGCGGGGCGCAGATTCTCGACGGCACCGGCGCTCCGCCGCGGACCGGCGATGTGGGGATCGTCGGCGACACCATCAAAGCCGTGGGCACGCTCCCGCAGGCCTCGGCCACTCAGACTCTCGAGGCTCCGGGGCTCGCAGTCAGTCCCGGCTTCATCGACCTACACAGCCACTCGGACTTCACGATTCTTGTGAACCCGGCGGCGGAGAGCAAGGTCCGGCAGGGAGTGACGCTGGAGGTCAATGGCCAGTGCGGGTTCACCCCCTTCCCGGTGCGCGCGGGCCGGCAGGACGAACTCGATGCCCTGTGCCCCTTCATCACTGAGAAGCCGGCCTGGACCTGGCTGCGCACCTCCGAGTACCTGTCCCGAGTGGCTACCGCCCGTCCGAGCATCAGCGTCGGCCAGCTAGTCGGTCACAGCGCTCTACGCGCCTGGGTGATGGGTTTCGACAACCGGCCTGCCACGCCGAAGGAGATCGCCGGGATTGCCGCAGTAGGTGCAGAGGCCCTCGATGAAGGCGCCCTTGGCATCTCCGTCGGGCTTGCCTATCCACTGGGCAGCTTCGCCGCCGACGATGAGGTCGAAGCCCTCGCCGAGGTCGCCGCACGGAAGGGCAAGCTCTTCACCGTACACCTGCGCAGCGAGGGCTCCAAGCTGGTCGAGAGTGTCGAGGCGATGATCGGTATCGCTCGGCGTGTCAGCTCCCTAGCCCCGCTGCGCCTGCAGATCGACCACTTCAAGGCTTCCGGCAAGCGCTGGTGGGGCAACCTGCCTCCGGCGATGGAAGTCGTCGAGGCCGCCCATCAGGAGGGGATCGATGTCGGCTTCGATGTCTACCCCTACACCGCGGGCAGCCGACACCTCTCCGGGTCCTTGCCCGCCTGGGTGCATGACGGCGGCAACGAGGCTGTCATGGCCCGACTGCAGGACCCTGACTGCCGTCAGCGACTCCGCGACGAGCTGGAGGAGTGGAAGGCCGGCAGCGACGACCCCGGGATCTTCCAGATGGACTTCGACGGTCTGGTCATCACCGAGGTCGCGACACCCGAGAACCAGTGGACGGTCGGCAAGTCACTCACCCAGATCGCTCAGGAGAAGGACGCCGATCCGCTCGACGTCTCCTTCGACCTGCTGGTTGCCGAGAACGGCCATGTGAGCATCGTGCAGTTCTCGCAAAGCGAAGAGGTCATGCGCACCTGTCTGAAGCATCCCCTGGGCTGCGTCGGCACCGATAGCCTGGTCTTCGCACCCTACGGCCCGCTGTCACGCGGCAAGCCACATCCCCGCGCCTATGGCACCTTCCCGCGAGTGATCGGCCGATACGCTCGGGACGAAGGCCTCATGACGATCTCGGAGGCCGTGCGCAAGTGTACGAGTCTCCCCGCCTCTCGTCTCGGACTCACCGACCGCGGGCTGATCCGCGAGGGGATGAAGGCCGACCTCGTGGTCTTCGATCCCCAGTCGCTGCTGGACACCGCGACCTACCAGGACCCGCATCGGTACCCGCTGGGGATTCGTTACGTGCTGGTGAACGGCGTCGTCACCATCGACGGCAGCGCCAATCGCCATCCCGGAGTCGGAACCGTTCTCGGAGCCTGA
- a CDS encoding cytidylate kinase-like family protein — translation MEVHEHLVGRQMRRWEIDQRLHQRFERDTVIHGAGRDVITISRQWGSGGTNVASLVARELDFRFYDKELIDHVAETAGIDVAHVRQHDEHSPDVVSNLLLQLLEGHRPTETTYLRTLVKVMKQISKQGKAVIVGRAATCILQDSFRVRILAPEALRVARIAELHDMDLKTARRKVLESDHERYQFVRGRFGCDPSNPMGYDLVINTEHFTIEQAADIVIRAFRSREESGDK, via the coding sequence GTGGAAGTCCATGAGCACTTGGTCGGCAGACAGATGCGGCGCTGGGAGATTGACCAAAGGCTGCACCAGCGGTTCGAAAGAGATACTGTCATCCATGGCGCCGGGCGCGATGTGATCACCATCTCGCGCCAGTGGGGAAGTGGCGGCACCAACGTGGCCAGTCTGGTGGCCCGGGAACTCGACTTCAGGTTCTACGACAAGGAGCTCATCGACCACGTGGCCGAGACGGCCGGAATCGACGTGGCCCACGTTCGGCAGCATGATGAGCACAGCCCCGACGTCGTCAGCAATCTCTTGCTGCAACTGCTTGAGGGCCACAGACCTACGGAGACCACCTATCTGCGCACACTGGTCAAGGTGATGAAGCAGATCTCCAAGCAGGGGAAGGCTGTGATCGTGGGCCGAGCTGCTACCTGCATCCTGCAGGACTCCTTCCGCGTGCGCATCCTTGCCCCGGAGGCCCTGCGGGTAGCCCGTATCGCCGAGTTGCACGATATGGACCTGAAGACCGCCCGGCGGAAGGTGCTCGAGAGCGACCACGAACGCTACCAGTTCGTCCGGGGGCGCTTCGGCTGCGATCCCTCCAACCCGATGGGCTATGACCTTGTCATCAACACCGAGCACTTCACCATTGAGCAGGCGGCCGATATCGTCATTCGAGCCTTCAGGAGCCGCGAGGAATCAGGGGATAAGTAA
- a CDS encoding SDR family oxidoreductase, with the protein MDSRHSFGAPRKVGELYSLEGRVAVVTGGAGMYGSGISTALAEAGAKVVIASRSLDTCEQKAAELRAQNLDGVAAQVDIADEESVKALADHLMADYGRLDVLVNNAVARSTGGDFSTVSAAQWEETLKVNSTGILLATRLLGEVIAVSRPEGTVGAGGQIGPRGTGSIINIASIYGMVGPQFDVYGSTGMKNPAEYAFAKGGLINLTRYLAAFYAPRGVRVNAISPGGYFSNQPQEFVDNYCRRTPLGRMAGEEDIKGVALFLASEASAYVTGANLPLEGGWTAW; encoded by the coding sequence ATGGACAGTCGACACAGTTTCGGGGCGCCCCGCAAAGTGGGCGAGCTTTACTCTCTGGAGGGCCGAGTCGCCGTCGTCACCGGCGGCGCCGGAATGTACGGATCGGGCATCAGCACCGCCCTCGCTGAGGCCGGGGCGAAGGTCGTCATCGCCTCCCGCAGCCTCGACACCTGCGAACAGAAGGCGGCCGAGCTTCGGGCCCAGAACCTTGATGGGGTCGCAGCGCAGGTGGACATCGCCGACGAGGAATCAGTCAAAGCCCTCGCCGACCATCTGATGGCCGACTACGGCCGTCTCGACGTTCTGGTCAACAACGCGGTCGCACGCTCCACCGGCGGCGACTTCTCGACCGTCAGTGCCGCGCAGTGGGAGGAGACCCTCAAAGTCAACTCCACCGGGATCTTGCTAGCCACTCGCCTCCTGGGCGAGGTCATCGCTGTCTCGCGTCCTGAGGGCACCGTCGGCGCCGGCGGTCAGATTGGCCCCCGGGGAACCGGAAGCATCATCAACATCGCTTCTATCTACGGAATGGTCGGCCCACAGTTCGACGTCTACGGCAGCACGGGCATGAAGAATCCAGCCGAGTACGCCTTTGCCAAGGGAGGCCTGATCAACCTCACTCGCTACCTGGCCGCCTTCTATGCTCCCCGCGGAGTTCGCGTGAACGCAATCAGCCCCGGCGGATACTTCAGCAACCAGCCCCAGGAGTTCGTGGACAACTACTGCCGGCGCACGCCCCTGGGGCGCATGGCCGGGGAAGAGGACATCAAGGGCGTCGCACTGTTCCTGGCGTCGGAGGCCTCGGCGTACGTCACCGGGGCGAACCTCCCGCTCGAAGGAGGCTGGACTGCCTGGTAG
- a CDS encoding Glu/Leu/Phe/Val dehydrogenase has product MSTDVYPSEMENLLQNVEPQTRSVWLMERAGERLGLPTHEIHELVAPQQVTAFRIPCKILGKVVNFWGCLSLHNSARGPFKGGIRLASDVTIWETIELSRLMTLKCAVCDVEFGGGKTGIRVDMAQMYELFGRKPRDLAFEKIISLDAVEYYAQHFRDVFSRHTYIPAPDMGTGPDEMAFIYNETQDPASVTGKGDGVQGWLPGRKESTGIGCSYVTLRMLQEGLGIDPAGASVAIQGFGNVGRPLAVDLAAHGCRIVAITDLYGGVYNSDGLDIDGLLEHFGKEATVGGFAGGQPMEGKSLFRVEADAVIPAAAGGVINQEVASELAARCVVEAANMPTTVQGMQVLEERKIPVVPDILANAGGVIASMLEYSSSLSAIKPSREGVYQVVREKIGENFDLASERCRSEQVSLTQAAVEIAVERVYKVMKGRRML; this is encoded by the coding sequence GTGTCGACGGACGTCTATCCCAGTGAGATGGAGAACCTGCTTCAGAACGTTGAGCCCCAGACGCGGTCTGTGTGGCTCATGGAACGGGCAGGTGAGAGGTTAGGTCTTCCCACCCACGAGATCCACGAGTTGGTCGCCCCGCAGCAGGTGACGGCCTTCCGGATCCCGTGCAAGATACTCGGGAAGGTCGTGAACTTCTGGGGCTGCCTGTCGCTACACAACTCGGCGCGTGGTCCCTTCAAGGGCGGGATTCGTCTCGCCTCGGACGTGACCATCTGGGAGACGATTGAGCTCTCTCGGCTGATGACACTCAAGTGCGCCGTGTGTGACGTGGAGTTCGGCGGCGGCAAGACGGGCATCCGGGTCGACATGGCCCAGATGTACGAGCTCTTCGGCCGCAAGCCGCGCGACCTGGCCTTTGAGAAGATCATCTCGCTGGACGCCGTGGAGTACTACGCGCAGCACTTCCGCGATGTCTTCAGCAGGCACACCTACATCCCTGCCCCCGACATGGGCACCGGGCCGGATGAGATGGCCTTCATCTACAACGAGACCCAGGACCCGGCGTCGGTCACGGGCAAGGGTGACGGAGTACAGGGTTGGCTGCCGGGTCGTAAGGAGAGCACGGGGATCGGCTGCTCCTATGTGACTTTGCGGATGCTGCAGGAGGGGCTCGGCATCGATCCTGCCGGGGCGTCGGTGGCGATCCAGGGCTTCGGCAACGTTGGCCGCCCACTGGCCGTCGACCTGGCAGCCCACGGGTGCCGCATCGTGGCGATCACGGACCTGTATGGCGGCGTCTATAACTCTGACGGTCTCGACATCGATGGGCTGCTGGAGCATTTCGGTAAGGAGGCCACGGTCGGGGGCTTTGCCGGAGGTCAGCCGATGGAGGGCAAGAGTCTGTTCCGTGTCGAGGCGGATGCGGTGATTCCGGCGGCAGCAGGCGGCGTCATCAACCAGGAGGTTGCCTCTGAGCTGGCGGCGCGGTGCGTGGTGGAAGCCGCCAACATGCCCACGACTGTGCAGGGCATGCAGGTGCTCGAGGAGCGCAAGATTCCGGTCGTGCCGGATATCCTGGCCAACGCCGGCGGCGTGATCGCGTCGATGCTCGAGTACTCGAGCTCGCTGTCGGCGATCAAGCCGAGCCGGGAGGGCGTATATCAGGTGGTGCGGGAGAAGATCGGCGAGAACTTCGACCTGGCGTCGGAACGGTGCCGGAGCGAACAGGTGAGTCTGACACAGGCTGCGGTGGAAATCGCCGTAGAACGGGTATACAAGGTAATGAAGGGACGGCGAATGCTCTAG
- a CDS encoding iron-containing alcohol dehydrogenase codes for MKDFAIRSPQEVRFGWGAIGGLPQAVARLGARPLVVTGGASIEAGGRLATILTSLTDAGLTPVRFRGVEHDPSVETIDRGRGVLAAEGCDCVVAIGGGSVMDAGKAIAGLAGESAPTADFVAGRAITGRCLPMVACTTTSGTGSEVTHVAVLTDSSRQVKASIRTEGMMPAVAIVDPELTVSMSPETTAFTGLDALTQALESYISVGANPFSDPLALQAATLLTGSVRKAVREGSDRAVRENMAAGSMLAGLALASARLGLVHGLAHPLGVLYHLAHGQACALLLPHVLEFNAPVAEAKLACLARACGISSNPVDTAAAYMLVVWVRELCAELGCLQPLADLGLRREDFGAITAATMASGSTKANPRPVTEADVTRILNRAA; via the coding sequence ATGAAGGACTTCGCGATCCGCAGTCCACAGGAAGTGCGTTTCGGTTGGGGGGCGATTGGTGGCCTCCCGCAGGCTGTGGCCCGTTTGGGTGCGCGTCCGCTGGTGGTGACCGGCGGGGCCTCGATCGAGGCTGGTGGCCGGCTGGCAACCATCCTCACCTCGCTGACCGACGCCGGTCTCACACCCGTCCGTTTCCGGGGCGTTGAGCACGACCCCTCAGTGGAAACAATCGACCGTGGGCGCGGTGTGCTGGCTGCAGAGGGATGCGACTGCGTGGTCGCGATCGGTGGCGGAAGCGTGATGGATGCTGGGAAGGCTATCGCGGGGCTTGCCGGGGAGTCTGCGCCCACGGCCGACTTCGTCGCGGGCAGGGCCATCACCGGTCGCTGCCTGCCGATGGTGGCCTGCACCACGACCTCGGGCACCGGCTCCGAGGTGACCCATGTGGCGGTGCTGACGGACTCTTCGCGTCAGGTCAAGGCCAGCATCCGCACCGAGGGGATGATGCCTGCGGTCGCGATCGTGGACCCGGAGCTAACGGTGTCGATGTCTCCGGAGACGACTGCCTTCACCGGGCTTGATGCCCTCACGCAGGCCCTTGAGTCCTATATCTCCGTCGGCGCGAATCCCTTCAGTGACCCGCTTGCCCTGCAGGCTGCGACCCTTCTCACGGGGTCGGTACGGAAGGCTGTGCGAGAGGGCAGCGACCGTGCCGTCCGCGAGAACATGGCTGCCGGGAGCATGCTTGCGGGTCTGGCCCTGGCGAGTGCCAGACTGGGCCTGGTGCACGGCCTGGCTCATCCCCTGGGGGTGCTGTACCACCTCGCCCACGGGCAGGCCTGTGCGCTGCTGCTTCCGCACGTGCTGGAGTTCAACGCCCCGGTGGCCGAGGCCAAGCTCGCGTGTCTTGCCCGTGCCTGCGGCATCTCCTCCAACCCGGTCGACACTGCAGCCGCCTACATGCTGGTTGTATGGGTGCGCGAGTTGTGCGCCGAACTGGGCTGCCTGCAGCCACTGGCGGACCTGGGTCTTCGGCGAGAGGACTTCGGCGCCATCACGGCGGCCACAATGGCCTCGGGTTCCACCAAGGCCAATCCCCGCCCCGTCACCGAGGCCGATGTGACCCGTATCCTCAATCGTGCCGCCTAA
- a CDS encoding TIM barrel protein, whose translation MPRTLQLHLGLSGAFCVGRWEQPQNWIRLTSELGYSCHELNTDVLDPFFSGDRHFQLSQAREAREATEEYNVVVSDVYAGLAPRLFHGISHADPIPRQKMIEWIVTCMDLAREVGTNRIAGHWDTISAEVLESGEYGCKQAVKRLIELLRDLAQIGRDKGLASISQDQGCVPSCVPWTLKQAEEFLIEANRKNSGCPIRLSLNLGQMAGMHHGLHGKDLDYREWLRALGPFAEVIRLQQTTPEACRFWPFTEEYNQQGYLRLDAIIESLVQAHEHFADSWVSEVLEPTDVHWLIVDVRPDPLTPTEVLLDQLRESAEYCKQWLPDGRLELGF comes from the coding sequence ATGCCCCGCACGTTGCAGTTGCACCTTGGCCTCAGCGGCGCCTTCTGTGTCGGCCGCTGGGAGCAGCCGCAGAACTGGATCCGCCTGACTTCCGAGCTTGGTTACTCCTGTCACGAACTGAATACGGATGTCCTTGACCCCTTCTTCTCAGGGGATCGCCACTTTCAACTCTCACAGGCCCGGGAGGCACGCGAAGCAACCGAAGAGTACAATGTCGTTGTCTCCGATGTCTACGCGGGTCTCGCGCCGCGACTGTTTCACGGGATCTCACATGCCGACCCGATCCCTCGACAGAAGATGATTGAGTGGATCGTCACCTGTATGGACCTGGCGCGTGAGGTCGGTACCAACCGCATCGCCGGCCACTGGGACACGATCTCCGCCGAGGTCCTTGAGAGCGGGGAGTACGGCTGCAAGCAGGCCGTCAAGCGGCTCATCGAGCTGTTGCGCGACCTGGCGCAGATCGGGCGCGACAAGGGCTTGGCCTCGATCTCGCAGGATCAGGGCTGCGTTCCCTCCTGCGTGCCCTGGACCCTCAAGCAGGCCGAGGAGTTCCTGATCGAGGCTAACCGCAAGAACTCTGGCTGCCCGATCCGACTGTCCCTGAACCTCGGACAGATGGCGGGAATGCACCACGGGCTGCATGGCAAGGACCTGGACTACCGCGAGTGGCTCCGTGCCCTGGGACCCTTCGCCGAGGTCATCCGCCTGCAGCAGACAACACCCGAGGCCTGCCGGTTCTGGCCCTTCACCGAGGAGTACAACCAGCAGGGATACCTGCGCCTCGACGCGATCATTGAGTCTCTCGTGCAGGCTCACGAGCACTTCGCCGATAGCTGGGTATCTGAGGTCCTGGAGCCGACGGACGTACACTGGCTGATCGTCGATGTGCGACCCGATCCGCTGACCCCCACAGAGGTCCTGCTCGACCAACTGCGGGAGAGCGCCGAGTACTGCAAGCAATGGCTGCCTGACGGCCGACTTGAGCTTGGGTTCTGA
- a CDS encoding nitroreductase family protein: MELYDVIQSRRSIRAYKPDAVEADKLNRVLEAGRLAPTAANRQPVQILVITGAAREKLKAAYGREWCWSAPAVIVVCSQSDRAWTRSDGKCFADVDAAIVMDHIILAATAEGLGTCWIGAFDAKALSSALSLPEELEPVVLTPLGYPAESPAARDRRPLEAMVQHVTS, from the coding sequence GTGGAGCTGTACGATGTGATTCAGTCGCGTCGCAGTATTCGCGCCTACAAGCCTGACGCGGTCGAGGCCGACAAACTCAACCGCGTTCTCGAAGCCGGTCGTCTGGCACCGACTGCCGCCAACCGCCAGCCGGTGCAGATCCTCGTGATCACTGGTGCAGCGCGGGAGAAGCTCAAGGCCGCCTACGGACGTGAGTGGTGCTGGAGCGCTCCCGCAGTGATCGTCGTCTGCTCGCAGTCGGATCGTGCCTGGACGCGCTCCGACGGCAAGTGCTTCGCCGATGTTGACGCCGCAATCGTGATGGACCATATCATTCTCGCAGCTACCGCGGAGGGGCTCGGAACCTGCTGGATCGGCGCCTTCGATGCAAAGGCGCTCTCGAGCGCCCTGAGCCTGCCCGAGGAGCTGGAGCCTGTTGTACTAACCCCGCTGGGCTATCCGGCAGAGAGCCCGGCGGCACGCGATCGCAGACCCTTGGAAGCTATGGTGCAGCACGTCACCTCTTGA
- the srlD gene encoding sorbitol-6-phosphate dehydrogenase, with translation MATPDTYPQPNPAPRLSGKYAIVTGSAQGLGEAIAACLASHGCNLMLTDVNAVGVEEVARLLTDKYGVQAFGLGCDITDEAQVLGAFDKLRERFGRLDLLVSNAGILTSGPITEFEVAKWRKVIDVNLVGYMVMAKHAAKMMIAQKSGAIIQINSKSGKTGSSKNSAYAASKFGGIGLTQSLALELAEHGIRVNSICPGNLLDSPLWQDSLYEQYAKRWNKTVEEVRSMYVDKVPMKRGCAYADVCAVLLYLASDESSYVTGQALNVDGGQTMH, from the coding sequence ATGGCAACACCTGACACCTATCCACAACCCAACCCGGCGCCGCGTCTGTCGGGTAAGTACGCCATCGTCACCGGGTCCGCGCAGGGCCTGGGCGAGGCCATCGCAGCCTGCCTGGCCTCCCACGGCTGCAACCTCATGCTCACTGACGTCAACGCCGTCGGTGTCGAGGAAGTCGCACGCCTGCTGACCGACAAGTACGGAGTGCAGGCCTTCGGCCTCGGCTGCGACATCACCGACGAAGCCCAGGTGCTGGGCGCCTTCGACAAGCTCCGCGAGCGCTTCGGCCGCCTCGACCTTCTCGTGAGCAACGCCGGGATCCTCACTTCGGGCCCCATCACCGAGTTCGAGGTCGCCAAGTGGCGCAAGGTCATCGACGTCAATCTGGTCGGCTACATGGTCATGGCCAAGCACGCCGCCAAGATGATGATTGCGCAGAAGTCCGGCGCCATCATCCAGATCAACAGCAAGTCGGGCAAGACCGGCAGCAGCAAAAACAGCGCCTACGCTGCCAGCAAGTTCGGCGGCATCGGCCTGACCCAGAGCCTGGCCCTGGAGCTCGCCGAGCACGGCATCCGCGTCAACTCTATCTGCCCCGGCAACCTGCTGGATTCGCCGCTGTGGCAGGACAGTCTGTACGAGCAATACGCGAAGCGCTGGAACAAGACGGTCGAGGAAGTCCGGTCCATGTACGTCGACAAGGTCCCGATGAAGCGCGGCTGCGCCTACGCGGATGTCTGCGCAGTGCTTCTGTACCTGGCCAGCGATGAGTCCTCCTACGTGACCGGTCAGGCACTAAACGTTGACGGCGGACAGACCATGCACTAG
- a CDS encoding alcohol dehydrogenase catalytic domain-containing protein: MTFDEYKAGAGDIAPRMLAWQVFGKDLESFGKGGKPVEIPTYEVGPDQLLARVDAAGLCFSDIKILNLGGEHPRLYSRDLANDPIVIGHEAAITIVKVGDNYKGKYNVGERFVVQAEAYYKGKNLAFGYMLPGALEEYTILGPELLEGDDGCYLIPMADEAGYAEAALAEPWACVVCAYRVRPRKVLKQGGVVWAIGAPGCEKTGYSIGSFEYASVFPAKVLLTDVPASVAGDLKSLCYTAGITVEETKPLSELDPEALLGEAGADDIFILGDPSPELVEMAAARLGKHGVLNLITRNKLARKLSIDVGRIHYDGHFYQGASGSDVSAGYYSTRGPEFKRGGKAWFLGGAGPMGQMHVQLAVETSDGPSVVVASDIDGERLATLPERFGAAAKAKGKQLLCLNPKEMTPEEFDAKLREIAPEGFDDVVVLVPAPVLVSQGADYVADGGWLNIFAGVARGTMANLDVSDVALRKVRYTGSSGSSIDDLRKVLHMAEEGELSPNRSVAAVGGLPAAHEGLAGVKAARFTGKVVIYPQIKDLPLTPLEDLKDSLPEVAAKLSPEGAWTKEAEQALIEHFLP; this comes from the coding sequence ATGACCTTCGACGAATACAAAGCCGGCGCCGGTGATATTGCTCCGAGGATGTTGGCATGGCAGGTCTTCGGGAAGGACCTGGAGTCCTTCGGCAAGGGCGGCAAGCCGGTCGAGATCCCGACCTACGAGGTCGGTCCCGATCAGCTTCTCGCGCGCGTCGATGCGGCGGGACTGTGCTTCTCCGACATCAAGATCCTCAACCTTGGCGGCGAGCACCCGCGACTGTACAGCCGCGATCTGGCGAACGACCCCATCGTGATCGGTCATGAGGCGGCCATCACCATCGTCAAAGTCGGCGACAACTACAAGGGCAAGTACAACGTCGGCGAACGCTTCGTGGTCCAGGCCGAGGCCTACTACAAGGGCAAGAACCTCGCCTTCGGGTACATGCTTCCGGGCGCGCTTGAGGAGTACACCATCCTCGGCCCGGAGCTGCTTGAGGGCGACGATGGCTGCTATCTGATCCCGATGGCCGATGAGGCGGGCTATGCTGAGGCCGCCCTGGCCGAGCCCTGGGCCTGTGTCGTCTGCGCCTATCGGGTGCGGCCGCGCAAGGTCCTCAAGCAGGGCGGAGTCGTCTGGGCAATCGGCGCCCCGGGCTGCGAGAAGACCGGCTACAGCATCGGCTCCTTCGAGTACGCCAGCGTCTTCCCGGCCAAGGTACTGCTGACTGATGTCCCGGCCTCCGTCGCCGGCGACCTCAAGAGCCTGTGCTACACGGCGGGCATCACGGTCGAGGAGACCAAGCCGCTGTCCGAGCTCGATCCCGAGGCCCTTCTCGGTGAGGCCGGAGCCGACGACATCTTCATCCTCGGCGACCCGTCGCCCGAGCTGGTCGAGATGGCTGCGGCACGGCTGGGCAAGCACGGCGTGCTCAACCTCATCACGCGCAACAAGCTGGCCCGCAAGCTCAGCATCGACGTGGGCCGCATCCACTACGACGGCCACTTCTACCAGGGCGCCAGCGGCTCCGACGTTTCCGCCGGCTACTACAGCACCCGTGGCCCCGAGTTCAAGCGCGGCGGCAAAGCCTGGTTCCTCGGTGGCGCAGGTCCGATGGGGCAGATGCACGTGCAGTTGGCCGTCGAGACCTCCGATGGCCCCTCCGTGGTCGTCGCCAGCGACATCGACGGCGAGCGCCTCGCAACCTTGCCGGAGCGCTTCGGCGCAGCGGCCAAGGCGAAGGGCAAGCAGCTCCTCTGCCTGAACCCCAAAGAGATGACCCCGGAGGAGTTTGACGCCAAGCTCCGGGAAATCGCCCCGGAGGGCTTCGATGACGTCGTCGTCTTGGTTCCGGCTCCGGTGCTCGTCTCTCAGGGCGCGGACTACGTTGCCGACGGCGGATGGCTCAATATCTTCGCCGGCGTGGCACGCGGGACCATGGCAAACCTCGATGTCAGCGACGTTGCGCTGCGCAAGGTCCGCTACACCGGCAGCAGCGGCTCCTCCATCGACGACCTGCGCAAGGTCCTCCACATGGCCGAGGAGGGCGAGCTCTCTCCGAACCGCTCCGTGGCTGCCGTTGGTGGCCTGCCCGCGGCGCATGAGGGCCTCGCAGGTGTCAAGGCAGCCCGCTTCACGGGCAAGGTCGTCATCTACCCGCAGATCAAGGACCTGCCTCTGACCCCGCTCGAAGACCTGAAGGACTCCCTTCCCGAGGTCGCGGCCAAGCTGAGCCCCGAGGGTGCCTGGACCAAGGAAGCCGAGCAGGCGCTCATCGAGCACTTCCTTCCGTGA
- a CDS encoding class II aldolase/adducin family protein has translation MSDAVLADLVAMSNRLGDPSNDFAILGEGNTSARMDDETFCVKASGTELRTITAEGFVRVRFNKVLELLDATDISDAAVKKGFADASVNAKGRRPSVEALLHAIMLSMEGVNFVAHTHPTAINIITCARDGQKAFEGRIFPDEIVCCGVAPVWIPYTDPGVPLARKVKAEVEAYVERYGMRPKTILVQNHGLITLGGTPAEVENATHMACKTARILVGTYALGGPNFFSQEQVDAIFARPDEKYRMAILEKRG, from the coding sequence ATGTCTGACGCTGTGCTTGCCGATCTGGTGGCCATGTCCAACCGTCTGGGCGACCCGTCCAATGACTTCGCAATCCTGGGCGAGGGCAACACTTCCGCTCGGATGGACGACGAGACCTTCTGCGTGAAGGCCTCCGGGACTGAGCTGCGCACCATCACCGCCGAAGGCTTTGTCCGCGTGCGCTTCAACAAGGTGCTCGAGCTGCTTGACGCTACCGACATCTCCGACGCCGCAGTCAAGAAGGGCTTCGCCGATGCCTCCGTCAACGCCAAGGGTCGTCGCCCCTCGGTGGAGGCCCTGCTGCATGCCATCATGCTGAGCATGGAGGGCGTGAACTTCGTCGCTCACACCCACCCGACCGCGATCAACATCATCACCTGCGCACGGGACGGGCAGAAGGCCTTCGAGGGTCGCATCTTCCCGGACGAGATCGTCTGCTGCGGTGTCGCCCCGGTCTGGATCCCCTACACCGATCCGGGTGTGCCCCTGGCCCGCAAAGTGAAGGCCGAGGTCGAGGCCTACGTGGAGCGCTACGGAATGCGCCCGAAGACCATCCTGGTCCAGAACCACGGGCTCATTACCCTGGGAGGCACGCCGGCCGAGGTCGAGAACGCGACCCACATGGCCTGCAAGACCGCTCGCATCCTCGTCGGCACCTATGCCCTGGGCGGCCCGAACTTCTTCTCGCAGGAGCAGGTCGACGCCATCTTCGCCCGGCCGGACGAGAAGTACCGCATGGCAATCCTGGAAAAGCGAGGATAG